In one window of Tellurirhabdus rosea DNA:
- a CDS encoding succinate dehydrogenase/fumarate reductase iron-sulfur subunit, with amino-acid sequence MNLTLKVWRQKNNSAPGKLVEYKVKDISADMSFLEMFDVLNADLTKRGEEPVIFDHDCREGICGACSMYINGRAHGPQTGATTCQLHMRSFNDGDTIVVEPWRAKAFPVIKDLMVDRTAFDRVVQAGGYVSVNTGSARDANETPIPREIADDAMDAAQCIGCGACVAACKNASAMLFTAAKVSHLAVLPQGQAEAKKRAEQMVAQMDAEGFGACSFTGACSVECPKSISLDHIARLNREYLGAKLTSENV; translated from the coding sequence ATGAACCTCACTCTCAAAGTCTGGAGACAGAAAAATAATAGTGCACCGGGCAAACTGGTAGAATATAAGGTCAAGGATATTTCAGCGGACATGTCGTTCCTGGAGATGTTCGACGTCCTGAACGCCGATCTGACCAAGCGCGGCGAAGAACCCGTGATCTTTGACCACGACTGCCGCGAAGGAATCTGCGGAGCGTGTTCGATGTACATCAATGGCCGGGCGCACGGTCCGCAAACCGGCGCAACGACCTGCCAGCTCCACATGCGGAGCTTCAACGACGGCGACACCATCGTGGTCGAACCGTGGCGGGCCAAGGCGTTCCCGGTCATCAAGGATCTGATGGTCGACCGGACGGCCTTCGACCGCGTCGTGCAGGCGGGTGGTTACGTGTCGGTCAACACCGGCTCGGCCCGCGACGCCAACGAAACGCCGATTCCGCGCGAGATTGCCGATGACGCCATGGACGCCGCCCAGTGTATCGGCTGCGGAGCCTGCGTAGCGGCCTGTAAAAACGCCTCGGCCATGCTGTTCACGGCGGCGAAGGTGTCGCACCTCGCCGTGTTGCCGCAGGGTCAGGCGGAAGCCAAGAAGCGCGCCGAACAGATGGTGGCGCAGATGGACGCCGAAGGCTTCGGGGCCTGCTCGTTTACGGGTGCCTGCTCGGTCGAGTGTCCGAAGTCCATTTCGCTGGACCACATCGCCCGCCTCAACCGCGAGTACCTGGGTGCCAAACTGACTTCCGAGAACGTGTAA
- a CDS encoding thiol-disulfide oxidoreductase DCC family protein has translation MPAILLFDGVCNLCNGAVNFIIDRDPAGHFRFAALQSEAGKALLRKHHFPDTHLDSLILVTDGRVLTRSDAALAVARGLSGGWPLLAVFRFLPRPLRDAVYDWVARNRYRWFGKEDTCRLPSPALKARFLE, from the coding sequence ATGCCTGCCATTCTTCTCTTTGACGGCGTCTGCAACCTGTGCAACGGGGCCGTCAACTTCATCATCGACCGCGACCCGGCCGGGCATTTCCGCTTCGCGGCCCTGCAATCCGAAGCGGGGAAAGCGCTGCTCCGCAAACACCATTTTCCGGACACCCATCTCGACAGCCTGATTCTGGTGACGGACGGGCGCGTGCTCACCCGGTCAGATGCGGCTCTGGCCGTGGCCCGTGGGCTGTCGGGCGGCTGGCCGCTGCTGGCGGTCTTTCGCTTTCTGCCCCGGCCCCTGCGGGATGCCGTCTACGACTGGGTGGCCCGCAACCGGTACCGCTGGTTCGGCAAAGAAGACACCTGCCGCCTGCCGTCGCCCGCCCTGAAAGCCCGCTTTTTGGAATAA
- the eno gene encoding phosphopyruvate hydratase → MSIIQTIHARQILDSRGNPTVEVDVRTENGFLGRAAVPSGASTGSHEAVELRDDDPKRYVGKGVLKAVQNVNEIVFPELVGMSVLDQSLIDRIMIDLDGTPNKGRLGANAILGVSMAVAKAAAQEAGLPLYRYIGGVSANTLPVPMMNILNGGSHADNSIDFQEFMVMPVGAPSFSEALRWGTEVFHSLKKVLKSKGMSTNVGDEGGFAPNIPSNVEAIETILQAIEKAGYRPGEDLMIAMDAAASEFYDAESGTYHFKKSTGDKLSSSEMANYWKEWVDKYPIISIEDGMAEDDWSGWKELTDLTGKKIQLVGDDLFVTNVTRLQQGIEQGIANAVLVKVNQIGSLTETINTVNLAKRNSYKNIMSHRSGETEDATIADLAVALNTGQIKTGSASRSDRMAKYNQLLRIEEELGDIAYFPGRNM, encoded by the coding sequence ATGAGTATCATTCAGACCATTCATGCCAGACAGATTCTGGACTCACGCGGTAACCCGACGGTGGAAGTGGACGTACGTACTGAAAATGGTTTTCTGGGCCGCGCGGCCGTTCCGTCAGGGGCTTCAACGGGTTCGCACGAAGCCGTGGAACTGCGCGATGACGACCCGAAGCGTTATGTTGGCAAAGGGGTCCTGAAAGCCGTTCAGAACGTTAACGAAATTGTCTTCCCGGAGCTTGTTGGGATGTCGGTGCTGGACCAGAGCCTGATCGACCGCATCATGATCGACCTGGATGGTACGCCGAATAAAGGCCGCCTGGGGGCCAACGCCATTCTGGGCGTTTCGATGGCCGTTGCCAAAGCCGCCGCGCAGGAAGCCGGTCTGCCGCTGTACCGCTACATCGGCGGCGTCAGCGCCAACACGCTGCCCGTGCCGATGATGAACATTCTGAACGGAGGCAGCCACGCCGATAACTCAATCGACTTCCAGGAATTTATGGTGATGCCGGTCGGCGCGCCCTCGTTCTCGGAAGCACTGCGCTGGGGTACGGAAGTGTTCCACTCCTTGAAGAAAGTCCTGAAAAGCAAAGGCATGTCGACAAACGTCGGTGACGAAGGCGGCTTTGCCCCCAACATCCCGTCGAACGTCGAAGCGATCGAAACCATCCTGCAGGCCATCGAGAAAGCCGGCTACCGCCCGGGCGAAGACCTCATGATCGCCATGGACGCCGCCGCTTCGGAGTTCTACGATGCCGAATCCGGAACCTACCACTTCAAGAAATCGACGGGCGACAAACTCAGCTCGTCCGAAATGGCGAACTACTGGAAAGAGTGGGTGGACAAATACCCCATCATTTCCATCGAAGACGGCATGGCCGAGGACGACTGGAGCGGCTGGAAAGAGCTGACCGACCTGACGGGCAAGAAAATCCAGCTGGTAGGGGATGACCTCTTCGTGACCAACGTAACCCGCCTGCAGCAGGGCATCGAGCAGGGCATCGCCAACGCCGTTCTGGTGAAAGTAAACCAGATCGGTTCGCTGACGGAAACCATCAACACGGTGAACCTGGCCAAGCGGAACTCGTACAAAAACATCATGTCGCACCGTTCGGGCGAAACCGAAGACGCTACGATTGCCGACCTCGCCGTAGCCCTGAACACCGGCCAGATCAAAACCGGCTCGGCTTCGCGCTCCGACCGGATGGCCAAGTACAACCAGCTGCTCCGCATCGAGGAAGAACTGGGCGACATCGCTTACTTCCCCGGACGGAATATGTAA
- a CDS encoding low molecular weight protein-tyrosine-phosphatase, giving the protein MIRVLFVCLGNICRSPLAEGVFRQLVQERGLTDHVVCDSAGTSSYHLGELPDRRTRENALEHGLKLTHRGRRLLGEDFAAFDYFVAMDEANYDGILYASKRSTGLDIHDSVFLLREFDPLVDDPEEGGSEVPDPYYEDAAFFEKVYQIVRRSCENLLNYLIEQHALPAAPVANGSAKPR; this is encoded by the coding sequence ATGATCCGCGTTCTTTTCGTCTGTCTGGGGAATATTTGCCGATCGCCGCTGGCGGAGGGCGTATTTCGACAACTGGTGCAGGAGCGGGGCCTTACGGATCATGTTGTATGTGACTCCGCCGGAACTTCCTCTTACCATCTCGGCGAACTGCCCGACCGCCGCACCCGCGAAAACGCCCTCGAACACGGCCTGAAACTGACCCACCGGGGGCGCCGTCTGCTGGGCGAGGATTTTGCCGCCTTCGATTACTTTGTCGCCATGGACGAAGCCAACTACGACGGTATTCTGTACGCGTCCAAACGCAGTACCGGCCTGGACATACATGATTCGGTTTTTCTGCTCCGGGAGTTCGATCCGCTGGTGGACGACCCCGAAGAAGGCGGCAGCGAAGTGCCCGATCCTTATTACGAAGACGCCGCCTTTTTCGAGAAAGTGTACCAGATTGTCCGGCGCTCCTGCGAAAACCTCCTGAATTACCTGATTGAGCAACACGCCCTGCCCGCCGCTCCCGTAGCGAACGGCTCGGCCAAACCCCGATAA
- a CDS encoding ABC transporter ATP-binding protein: MLTLSSYRKAYAGRTILAIPHLALNPGVHWLKGANGSGKTTLFRTLAGLLPFEGDCLLENTYSLKKHPVEYRLRVNYGEAEPLYPDFLTARELINWVAAAKKAPRQQPDELIHAFGMNAYAKTPVGTYSSGMLKKTSLVLAFLGQPKLILLDEPFITLDEAAVRTVLELMEDGRKRGVGFLLSTHQDVRSAALAVDAQWQISQQTVIPFRHEASAQRSE; this comes from the coding sequence ATGCTAACGCTTAGTTCCTACCGAAAGGCATACGCCGGCCGAACGATTCTGGCTATTCCGCACCTGGCGCTGAATCCGGGCGTTCACTGGCTCAAAGGAGCGAACGGGTCGGGCAAAACGACCCTTTTCCGCACGCTGGCCGGGCTGCTGCCCTTTGAAGGCGATTGCCTGCTGGAAAATACCTACAGCCTCAAAAAGCACCCCGTTGAGTACCGGCTGCGGGTCAATTACGGCGAAGCCGAACCGCTTTACCCCGATTTTCTGACCGCCCGCGAACTCATCAACTGGGTCGCCGCCGCCAAGAAAGCGCCCCGCCAGCAGCCGGACGAGCTGATTCACGCGTTTGGCATGAACGCCTACGCCAAAACGCCCGTGGGCACCTACTCAAGCGGCATGCTGAAGAAGACCTCGCTGGTACTGGCGTTTCTGGGTCAGCCGAAGCTCATTTTGCTGGACGAACCGTTTATTACGCTCGACGAGGCCGCCGTCCGGACGGTTCTGGAACTGATGGAAGATGGACGGAAGCGGGGCGTCGGCTTTCTGCTTTCGACGCATCAGGATGTCCGTTCCGCCGCTCTGGCCGTCGATGCCCAGTGGCAGATTTCCCAGCAAACCGTCATTCCGTTTCGCCATGAAGCCTCTGCTCAACGTTCTGAATAA
- the fabD gene encoding ACP S-malonyltransferase: protein MTAYVFPGQGSQFKGMGLDLYQQSSEAKALFDQANDILGFDITKIMFEGTDEELKQTNVTQPAIFIHSVARALTLPDFQADGFAVAMVAGHSLGEFSALVAAGALSFTAGLKLVAQRAAAMQKACERQVSTMAAVLGLDDATIERLCAEVAATGEVVVPANFNCPGQVVISGSVEGVRLAGEKLKEAGAKRVLPLPVGGAFHSPLMEPARETLAGAIAATDFSTPRCPIYQNVNARPSTDVETIKANLIDQLTAPVRWTQSVEAMVADGATTFVECGPGKVLQGLVKKIAPGVEVAGA, encoded by the coding sequence ATGACCGCATACGTTTTCCCCGGACAGGGCTCCCAGTTTAAAGGAATGGGCCTCGACTTGTACCAGCAATCCAGCGAGGCAAAGGCGCTTTTCGACCAGGCCAACGATATTCTTGGTTTTGACATCACCAAAATCATGTTTGAAGGCACCGACGAAGAGCTGAAGCAGACGAACGTTACGCAGCCTGCCATTTTTATTCATTCCGTCGCCCGGGCGCTGACGCTGCCTGACTTTCAGGCCGACGGGTTCGCCGTCGCGATGGTGGCGGGTCATTCGCTGGGCGAGTTTTCGGCCCTGGTGGCGGCGGGTGCGCTGTCTTTCACCGCCGGTCTGAAACTGGTGGCCCAGCGCGCGGCGGCGATGCAGAAAGCCTGCGAACGGCAAGTCTCGACGATGGCGGCCGTGCTGGGGCTGGACGATGCCACGATCGAACGCCTCTGCGCGGAAGTGGCCGCTACGGGCGAGGTGGTGGTGCCGGCCAACTTCAATTGCCCGGGTCAGGTCGTGATTTCCGGTTCGGTGGAAGGCGTCCGGCTGGCGGGCGAAAAGCTGAAAGAAGCGGGCGCCAAGCGCGTGCTGCCCCTGCCGGTGGGTGGAGCGTTCCACTCGCCGCTGATGGAGCCTGCCCGCGAAACACTGGCCGGTGCCATTGCTGCTACCGATTTCAGCACTCCCCGCTGCCCGATTTACCAGAATGTCAACGCCCGGCCATCGACCGACGTGGAAACCATCAAAGCCAACCTGATCGACCAGCTCACGGCGCCGGTCCGCTGGACGCAGTCTGTGGAAGCGATGGTGGCCGATGGGGCGACGACCTTCGTGGAATGCGGACCGGGTAAAGTGCTGCAGGGGCTCGTCAAGAAGATTGCACCGGGCGTCGAGGTGGCGGGAGCGTAA
- a CDS encoding succinate dehydrogenase cytochrome b subunit codes for MSWVTQTLASSLGRKVVMALTGLFLCTFLVVHVAGNLQLFKGDEGRAFNEYSHFMTHNPLIMAVSYLLYASILIHTTMAIILTRHNQASRPVKYAYKHPSANSHWTSRNMGILGTVLFIFIVLHMRTFWYTMHFGPIEMVRYEDNGQEYKNLYTVVTAAFSNPIYVAFYVLAMAALSFHLVHGFQSGFQSLGIRHKKYTPLIEWLGTYVFGILIPALFAAMPVYMYLKSINVIG; via the coding sequence ATGTCTTGGGTAACACAAACACTTGCCAGTTCTCTCGGCCGTAAAGTAGTCATGGCGCTGACGGGGCTGTTTTTGTGTACGTTTCTGGTGGTGCACGTGGCCGGAAACCTGCAGCTGTTCAAGGGGGATGAAGGCCGCGCTTTCAACGAGTACAGCCACTTTATGACACATAATCCGCTGATCATGGCGGTGTCGTACCTGCTGTATGCCTCCATTCTGATTCACACGACGATGGCGATCATTCTGACCCGCCACAATCAGGCGTCGAGGCCGGTGAAGTATGCCTACAAGCACCCGTCGGCGAACAGCCACTGGACTTCCCGGAATATGGGAATCCTGGGAACGGTGCTGTTCATTTTCATTGTTCTGCATATGCGTACCTTCTGGTACACAATGCACTTCGGCCCCATCGAAATGGTACGCTACGAAGACAATGGGCAGGAGTACAAAAACCTGTACACGGTCGTAACGGCAGCCTTCTCCAACCCAATCTACGTAGCGTTCTACGTGCTGGCGATGGCGGCGCTCTCGTTTCACCTGGTCCACGGCTTCCAGAGCGGCTTCCAGTCCCTGGGAATCCGGCACAAGAAGTACACGCCGCTCATCGAGTGGCTGGGCACCTACGTGTTCGGCATTCTGATTCCGGCGCTGTTCGCGGCGATGCCGGTGTATATGTACCTGAAATCAATTAACGTAATCGGGTAA
- a CDS encoding TetR/AcrR family transcriptional regulator, whose amino-acid sequence MEENKEKPSYRRNRTETTQRILKALEEVLTEYGIGGVGINRVADRAGVSKVLVYRYFGGIEGLLARYIETAGFFPPDTEAKVEPMRPTTGQEKAWVCSRQVALMYRQLRMSAPGQELIRATLLGDEPLAAVSSRTQDELLTKMVEQLPFERRIDLQAISAVVLGGMSYLLLLSRNQRSMLGIDPGTEQGWARIEEALKTIYNGVYRVPVSRKQSQSIFIDS is encoded by the coding sequence ATGGAAGAGAATAAGGAAAAACCGTCGTACCGCCGAAACCGGACCGAAACAACACAGCGCATCCTCAAGGCATTGGAAGAAGTGCTGACCGAGTACGGAATTGGCGGCGTTGGCATTAACCGGGTCGCCGACCGGGCGGGCGTAAGCAAGGTGTTGGTCTACCGGTACTTTGGCGGGATAGAAGGGCTGCTGGCCCGGTACATCGAGACCGCAGGATTTTTCCCGCCGGACACTGAAGCGAAGGTTGAACCGATGCGTCCGACTACGGGGCAGGAGAAGGCCTGGGTCTGTTCCCGGCAGGTCGCCCTCATGTACCGGCAGCTGCGGATGAGCGCACCCGGCCAGGAACTCATCCGGGCAACCCTGCTGGGGGATGAACCTCTGGCGGCGGTAAGCAGCCGGACGCAGGATGAGCTACTGACAAAAATGGTGGAGCAACTGCCTTTCGAAAGGCGAATCGACCTGCAGGCCATCTCGGCGGTGGTGTTGGGGGGAATGTCCTACCTGCTGCTCTTGTCCAGAAACCAGCGGAGCATGCTGGGGATTGATCCCGGGACCGAACAGGGATGGGCCCGGATCGAGGAGGCGCTGAAAACTATTTATAACGGAGTGTATCGCGTGCCGGTCAGCAGGAAGCAGTCCCAGAGCATATTCATCGATTCCTGA
- a CDS encoding FtsB family cell division protein encodes MKKRLHKLKNFYVATGLGLLVWMFFLDSNDIISQIRNARKLSDLEDDRAYLKEEITSVQKKRKEVFGSARSKEKFARENYLMRKPGETVYVLMNEHNEPIEK; translated from the coding sequence ATGAAAAAACGCCTCCACAAGCTCAAGAACTTCTACGTCGCCACCGGCCTGGGGTTGCTGGTGTGGATGTTTTTTCTGGATTCGAACGACATTATTTCGCAGATTCGTAATGCCCGAAAGCTCTCCGATCTGGAAGACGACCGGGCGTACCTGAAAGAAGAAATCACCAGCGTTCAGAAAAAGCGGAAGGAAGTTTTTGGCAGCGCCCGCTCCAAGGAAAAGTTTGCCCGGGAAAACTACCTGATGCGGAAACCCGGGGAGACCGTGTACGTGCTGATGAATGAGCATAATGAGCCCATTGAAAAATAG
- a CDS encoding thioredoxin domain-containing protein — protein MKFKSLLSTFLLLFGLFAQAQTPVLLSADRADSLLKATPNLQVLDVRTAEEFAGGHLQQARNLDVRDSAFVRNLRRLDPSRPVLVYCLVGGRSAKAAALLAQNGFTVYDMQGGFTKWNAAGKPIEGGSPAIKGAMTMTELKAVTASRKPVLIDFYAKWCGPCQQMLPMINRLKTELKDQVSILTIDYDQNRELARQLGVDEIPTFLLYKNGDVKWRGLGTIQEDMFRAKIKEVQ, from the coding sequence ATGAAGTTCAAGTCACTGCTCAGTACCTTTCTGCTGCTTTTCGGTCTGTTTGCGCAGGCCCAGACCCCGGTTCTGCTCTCGGCCGACCGGGCCGACTCCCTGCTGAAAGCAACGCCGAATCTCCAGGTGCTGGACGTGCGAACGGCGGAGGAATTTGCCGGAGGTCACCTCCAGCAGGCGCGTAATCTCGACGTGCGCGATTCGGCATTTGTCCGCAATCTGCGTCGCCTCGACCCGTCCCGGCCGGTTCTGGTTTACTGCCTCGTCGGCGGACGCAGTGCCAAAGCCGCCGCGCTGCTGGCGCAGAACGGCTTTACCGTGTACGATATGCAGGGTGGATTTACCAAATGGAATGCCGCCGGAAAGCCGATCGAAGGCGGCTCTCCCGCCATCAAGGGCGCCATGACCATGACCGAGCTCAAAGCAGTGACGGCATCCCGTAAGCCGGTCCTGATCGATTTTTACGCAAAATGGTGCGGTCCCTGCCAGCAGATGCTGCCCATGATCAACCGGCTCAAAACCGAACTGAAAGACCAGGTTTCCATTCTGACCATCGATTATGACCAGAACCGGGAGCTCGCCCGACAGCTCGGTGTCGATGAGATTCCCACGTTTCTGCTGTATAAAAATGGGGACGTGAAGTGGCGGGGTCTGGGCACGATTCAGGAAGACATGTTCCGGGCAAAGATTAAGGAGGTACAATAG
- the gpmI gene encoding 2,3-bisphosphoglycerate-independent phosphoglycerate mutase → MNKKVILMILDGWGIATKPEVSAIAKAHTPFMDSLMPVYSHSRLEASGLAVGLPAGQMGNSEVGHMNLGAGRIVYQDLVKINKAVEEHTLDSEPVLVDALNYAQANGKKVHFIGLVSDGGVHSHIEHLKGLCSIAAVRGLTEVYVHAFTDGRDTDPKSGLGYLTELQQHLQVSTGQIASVVGRFYAMDRDNRWERVKQAYDVMVRGAGRRVPQADLLTAVQESYDDGVTDEFIKPIVATKADGTPVATISEGDVVLCFNFRTDRGREITMALTQMAYPEQDMHPLALYYVTMTNYDSEFRNVKVIFDKDNLTNTLGEVVSKAGRKQIRIAETEKYPHVTFFFSGGREEVFTGEMRLLCPSPKDVKTYDEKPEMAAHDIRDAIIPELIREEVDFVCLNFANPDMVGHTGVFDAVVKAVETVDKCAEAVVTAGLAHGYTSIIIADHGNADFMVNEDGTPNTAHTTNLVPCILVDQELRPKMHDGKLADIAPTILHLMGIPQPAEMTGQSLLAD, encoded by the coding sequence TTGAACAAGAAAGTCATCCTCATGATCCTCGACGGCTGGGGTATTGCCACCAAGCCGGAGGTGTCGGCCATCGCCAAAGCGCACACGCCGTTTATGGACTCCCTGATGCCGGTCTATTCGCACAGCCGCCTCGAAGCGTCCGGGCTGGCCGTTGGGCTGCCCGCCGGACAGATGGGAAACTCGGAAGTCGGCCACATGAACCTCGGTGCCGGCCGGATCGTGTACCAGGACCTGGTGAAAATCAACAAGGCCGTCGAAGAACACACGCTGGACAGCGAGCCGGTGCTCGTGGATGCGCTGAACTATGCCCAGGCCAACGGCAAAAAGGTGCATTTTATCGGGCTGGTTTCCGATGGCGGGGTGCATTCCCATATCGAACACCTGAAAGGCCTCTGCTCCATTGCGGCGGTCCGGGGCCTGACGGAGGTGTATGTGCATGCCTTCACGGACGGACGGGATACCGACCCCAAAAGCGGGCTGGGTTACCTCACCGAACTTCAGCAGCATCTGCAGGTATCGACCGGCCAGATTGCCTCCGTGGTGGGCCGTTTCTACGCGATGGACCGCGACAACCGCTGGGAACGCGTGAAGCAGGCGTACGATGTGATGGTGCGCGGAGCGGGCCGCAGGGTGCCGCAGGCCGATCTGCTGACGGCCGTGCAGGAGTCGTACGACGATGGCGTGACGGATGAATTCATCAAACCGATTGTGGCGACCAAAGCCGACGGGACGCCGGTAGCGACCATCAGCGAAGGCGACGTGGTGCTGTGCTTCAACTTCCGCACCGACCGGGGCCGGGAAATCACGATGGCGCTGACCCAGATGGCCTATCCCGAACAGGACATGCATCCGCTGGCTCTGTACTACGTCACGATGACGAACTACGACAGCGAGTTCCGGAATGTGAAGGTCATTTTTGATAAAGACAACCTGACCAATACCCTCGGGGAAGTGGTTTCGAAAGCCGGAAGAAAACAAATCCGGATTGCTGAAACGGAGAAATACCCGCACGTGACGTTCTTCTTCTCGGGCGGTCGCGAAGAGGTTTTCACAGGAGAAATGCGGCTGCTGTGTCCGTCGCCGAAAGACGTGAAAACGTACGACGAGAAGCCCGAAATGGCAGCCCACGACATTCGCGATGCCATCATTCCGGAGCTCATACGCGAAGAGGTGGATTTTGTCTGTCTGAACTTCGCCAACCCCGATATGGTGGGCCATACGGGCGTGTTTGACGCCGTCGTGAAAGCCGTGGAGACGGTAGACAAATGCGCCGAAGCGGTCGTTACGGCCGGTCTGGCACATGGCTACACGTCCATTATCATCGCCGACCACGGCAACGCCGACTTTATGGTCAACGAAGACGGAACGCCCAACACGGCCCACACGACCAACCTTGTGCCGTGCATTCTGGTCGACCAGGAGCTGCGTCCGAAAATGCACGACGGCAAGCTGGCCGACATTGCCCCGACCATCCTGCACCTGATGGGCATTCCGCAGCCGGCCGAGATGACCGGACAGAGTCTGCTGGCGGATTAG
- a CDS encoding fumarate reductase/succinate dehydrogenase flavoprotein subunit produces MVTTMNGQGTSLKLDSKLPEGPLAEKWSRHKFSLKLVNPANKRKYEIIVVGTGLAGASAAASLAELGYNVKVLTFHDSPRRAHSIAAQGGINAAKNYQNDGDSVFRLFYDTIKGGDYRAREANVYRLAEVSVNIIDQCVAQGVPFAREYGGLLANRSFGGAQVSRTFYARGQTGQQLLLGAYSALSRQVANGKVKLLTRTEMLDVVVVDGKARGIVTRNLITGKIESHSAHAVLLCTGGYGNVFYLSTNAMNSNATAAWRAYKKGAMFSNPCFTQIHPTCIPVKGDYQSKLTLMSESLRNDGRVWVPKTKELAEQIRQGKLKPTQIKEEDRDYFLERRYPSFGNLVPRDVASRNAKYVCDEGRGVAPTGLAVYLDFADAIKRDGHKTIEAKYGNLFEMYEKITDDNPYETPMMIYPAVHYTMGGLWVDYNLMTTIPGLYALGEANFSDHGANRLGASALMQGLADGYFVIPYTIGDYLATIGPADKVPVDHPAFREAEQAVADQIKTFLSIKGSRTVDEFHRQLGLIMWEYCGMSRNAEGLKKAKKMIQDLRAEFWKDVRVLGENEEMNQSLEQAGRVADFLELGELMVDDALNRNESCGGHFREEYATEEGEAKRDDEHYTYVAAWEYKGPNQQAELYKEDLVFENVKLTQRSYK; encoded by the coding sequence ATGGTCACAACAATGAACGGGCAAGGAACCAGCCTAAAACTGGATTCCAAACTTCCGGAAGGGCCGCTCGCAGAAAAGTGGTCACGTCATAAATTCAGTCTGAAGCTGGTCAACCCGGCCAACAAGCGGAAATACGAAATCATCGTGGTCGGTACTGGTCTGGCCGGCGCTTCAGCCGCCGCCTCCCTGGCCGAACTCGGGTACAACGTCAAAGTACTCACCTTCCACGACTCTCCCCGCCGCGCGCACTCCATCGCCGCCCAGGGAGGCATCAACGCCGCCAAAAATTACCAGAACGACGGAGACAGTGTCTTCCGCCTGTTCTACGACACCATCAAGGGCGGTGACTACCGCGCCCGCGAAGCCAACGTGTACCGTCTGGCCGAAGTGAGCGTCAACATCATCGACCAGTGCGTGGCGCAGGGCGTTCCGTTCGCCCGCGAATACGGCGGTCTGCTCGCCAACCGCTCGTTCGGGGGCGCGCAGGTATCGCGTACGTTCTACGCCCGCGGCCAGACCGGCCAGCAGCTTCTGCTCGGCGCCTACTCGGCGCTCAGCCGTCAGGTAGCCAACGGCAAGGTGAAACTGCTGACCCGTACCGAAATGCTGGACGTGGTGGTGGTCGACGGCAAGGCCCGCGGAATCGTCACCCGGAACCTGATTACCGGCAAAATTGAGTCGCACTCCGCCCACGCGGTGCTGCTTTGCACGGGTGGTTATGGCAACGTCTTCTACCTGTCGACCAACGCCATGAACTCCAACGCTACGGCAGCCTGGCGGGCGTACAAGAAAGGGGCGATGTTCAGTAACCCCTGCTTCACGCAGATTCACCCGACCTGTATCCCGGTCAAAGGCGATTACCAGTCGAAGCTGACCCTGATGTCGGAGTCGCTGCGGAACGACGGCCGGGTATGGGTGCCGAAAACGAAAGAACTCGCCGAGCAGATCCGTCAGGGCAAGCTCAAGCCGACCCAGATTAAAGAAGAAGACCGCGACTACTTCCTGGAACGTCGTTACCCTTCGTTTGGTAACCTCGTGCCGCGTGACGTAGCTTCCCGGAACGCCAAATACGTCTGCGACGAAGGGCGCGGCGTGGCTCCGACCGGTCTGGCCGTTTATCTCGACTTTGCCGACGCCATCAAACGCGACGGGCACAAGACCATCGAGGCCAAGTACGGCAACCTGTTCGAGATGTACGAAAAGATCACGGACGACAACCCGTACGAAACGCCGATGATGATCTACCCGGCGGTTCACTACACGATGGGCGGTCTGTGGGTCGATTACAACCTGATGACGACCATTCCGGGACTGTACGCCCTGGGTGAAGCCAACTTCTCCGACCACGGCGCCAACCGCCTCGGGGCCTCGGCCCTGATGCAGGGTCTGGCCGACGGGTACTTCGTGATTCCGTACACGATCGGGGATTATCTGGCTACCATCGGACCGGCCGACAAGGTCCCGGTTGACCACCCGGCTTTCCGCGAAGCGGAGCAGGCCGTTGCCGACCAGATCAAGACGTTCCTGTCCATCAAAGGCTCACGCACGGTCGATGAATTCCACCGCCAGCTGGGTCTGATCATGTGGGAATACTGCGGTATGTCCCGCAACGCCGAAGGCCTGAAGAAAGCCAAGAAAATGATTCAGGACCTGCGGGCCGAATTCTGGAAAGATGTGCGCGTGCTGGGCGAAAACGAAGAGATGAACCAGTCTCTCGAACAGGCCGGCCGCGTGGCGGACTTCCTTGAACTGGGTGAACTGATGGTCGACGACGCGCTGAACCGGAACGAATCCTGCGGCGGTCACTTCCGCGAGGAGTACGCTACCGAAGAAGGCGAAGCCAAACGCGACGACGAGCACTATACCTACGTGGCGGCCTGGGAATACAAAGGCCCCAACCAGCAGGCGGAATTGTACAAGGAAGATCTTGTGTTCGAGAACGTGAAGCTGACGCAGCGGAGTTATAAATAA